One Porphyromonas pogonae genomic region harbors:
- the rpsH gene encoding 30S ribosomal protein S8: MTDPIADYLTRVRNAVKAGHRVVEVPASNLKKEITKILFDKGYILNYKFVEEGPQGTIKVALKYDLNGKVNAIKALKRVSRPGLRKYVGYREMPRVLNGLGIAILSTSKGVMTDKEASNLKVGGEVLCYIY; the protein is encoded by the coding sequence ATGACAGATCCTATTGCAGATTATCTGACGCGTGTGCGTAATGCCGTGAAGGCGGGTCACCGTGTGGTAGAAGTGCCGGCGTCTAATCTAAAAAAAGAGATCACTAAGATCCTTTTTGACAAGGGGTACATCTTAAACTACAAATTTGTAGAAGAAGGCCCTCAAGGTACTATTAAAGTGGCTTTGAAGTATGACCTCAATGGTAAGGTAAATGCCATCAAAGCGCTGAAGCGTGTGTCACGCCCGGGTTTGCGTAAGTACGTAGGCTATCGTGAGATGCCGAGAGTTTTAAATGGTTTGGGTATCGCTATCCTTTCTACCTCGAAAGGTGTGATGACAGACAAGGAAGCTTCTAACCTCAAGGTTGGCGGCGAAGTTTTATGTTACATTTATTAA
- the rpmC gene encoding 50S ribosomal protein L29: MKLAEIKELTTPELQERIVAEEAAYNQKCINHAVTPLDNPSEIKHMRRMIAQMKTVLRQRELNNN; the protein is encoded by the coding sequence ATGAAATTAGCAGAAATAAAAGAGCTTACGACTCCGGAACTTCAGGAGCGTATCGTAGCTGAAGAGGCTGCATACAACCAGAAGTGTATAAATCATGCTGTTACACCTCTGGATAATCCTTCAGAAATCAAGCATATGCGCCGGATGATTGCACAGATGAAGACTGTGCTTCGTCAACGTGAACTCAATAATAATTAA
- the rplE gene encoding 50S ribosomal protein L5 — protein MSNTAKLKNEYKERIVPALIEQFGYKSKMQVPVLKKIVINQGLGIATGDKKIIDVAIDELTTITGQKAVATVSRKDISNFKLRKKMPIGVMVTLRREQMYEFLERLVRVALPRIRDFKGIESKFDGRGNYTLGISEQIIFPEINLDSITKILGMNITFVTSAQTDEEGYALLKEFGLPFKNAKKGN, from the coding sequence ATGAGCAATACTGCAAAGCTTAAGAATGAATATAAAGAGCGCATAGTACCTGCCTTGATCGAGCAATTCGGTTACAAGTCTAAGATGCAGGTACCTGTGTTGAAGAAAATAGTTATCAACCAAGGTCTCGGTATCGCTACAGGTGATAAGAAGATTATCGATGTTGCTATCGATGAGCTTACCACCATCACCGGTCAGAAGGCTGTTGCTACTGTATCCCGCAAGGATATCTCTAACTTCAAACTTCGTAAGAAGATGCCTATCGGCGTTATGGTAACATTGCGTCGTGAGCAGATGTATGAGTTCCTTGAGAGACTTGTACGTGTAGCATTGCCACGTATCAGAGACTTCAAAGGTATCGAGAGCAAATTCGATGGTAGAGGCAACTATACCCTCGGTATCAGCGAGCAGATCATCTTCCCGGAAATCAACTTGGACTCAATCACCAAGATCCTCGGTATGAACATTACTTTCGTAACTTCTGCCCAGACTGACGAAGAAGGTTATGCCCTGCTCAAAGAGTTTGGCTTGCCGTTTAAGAACGCTAAAAAAGGAAATTAA
- the rpsE gene encoding 30S ribosomal protein S5 — translation MADMNNRVKSTNDLELKDRLVAINRVTKVTKGGRTFSFAAIVVVGNEDGVVGWGLGKAGEVSAAIAKGVEAAKKNLIRVPVHKGTIPHEQLASFGGAKVFLKPASAGTGVKAGGAMRAVLESVGVTDVLAKSKGSSNPHNLVKATIEALAEMRSPLMVARNRGVSVEKVFKG, via the coding sequence ATGGCAGATATGAATAATAGAGTTAAGTCGACTAACGACTTGGAACTAAAAGATAGATTGGTTGCTATCAACCGTGTTACTAAGGTAACGAAGGGTGGCCGTACATTTAGCTTTGCTGCCATTGTGGTTGTTGGTAATGAAGACGGAGTAGTAGGCTGGGGTCTTGGTAAGGCCGGTGAAGTATCAGCTGCTATAGCCAAAGGCGTAGAAGCCGCTAAGAAAAACCTTATCCGTGTACCTGTACACAAAGGTACTATCCCTCACGAACAATTAGCTTCATTCGGTGGTGCAAAGGTATTCCTCAAGCCAGCCAGCGCCGGTACCGGTGTAAAGGCCGGTGGTGCTATGCGTGCCGTTTTGGAAAGTGTAGGTGTGACTGACGTGTTGGCAAAGAGCAAAGGCTCATCTAACCCACACAACCTTGTAAAGGCTACTATAGAGGCACTCGCAGAAATGAGAAGCCCACTTATGGTAGCACGCAACAGAGGCGTGTCAGTAGAAAAAGTGTTTAAAGGTTAA
- the rplB gene encoding 50S ribosomal protein L2 — protein sequence MAIRKLKPTTPGQRHKVIGAFDTITASAPEKSLVVGMKKTGGRNNTGKMTMRYIGGGHKRKLRLIDFKRTKDGIPATVKSIEYDPNRTSRIALLYYVDGAKAYILAPDGLEVGQTVMSGAEAAPEVGNALPLANIPVGTIIHNIELRPGQGAKLVRSAGVFAQLTSREGTYVVIKMPSGETRRILSACKATIGSVGNSDHALEKSGKAGRSRWLGRRPRNRGVVMNPVDHPMGGGEGRASGGHPRSRTGLYAKGLKTRAPKKHSSKYIIERRTK from the coding sequence ATGGCTATACGTAAACTAAAGCCCACAACGCCGGGGCAGAGACATAAGGTTATTGGTGCATTTGATACTATCACTGCCAGTGCACCAGAGAAGTCTCTTGTAGTTGGTATGAAAAAGACCGGTGGTCGTAACAATACCGGTAAGATGACTATGCGCTATATTGGCGGTGGTCATAAAAGAAAACTTCGTCTTATCGATTTCAAGAGAACTAAAGACGGCATCCCTGCAACAGTAAAGAGCATCGAGTACGATCCAAATCGTACTTCACGCATCGCATTGTTGTACTACGTTGACGGTGCAAAGGCTTATATCCTTGCCCCCGACGGATTGGAAGTCGGTCAGACAGTGATGTCAGGCGCAGAAGCTGCTCCTGAGGTAGGTAACGCTTTGCCATTGGCAAACATACCTGTAGGTACTATTATTCACAATATCGAGCTTCGTCCCGGTCAAGGCGCCAAGTTGGTTCGCTCTGCCGGTGTATTCGCACAGCTCACCTCTCGTGAAGGTACTTACGTAGTGATCAAGATGCCTTCAGGTGAAACTCGCCGTATTTTGTCGGCTTGTAAAGCTACTATTGGTAGTGTAGGCAACTCAGACCATGCTCTTGAGAAGTCAGGTAAAGCTGGTCGTTCTCGCTGGTTAGGTCGCAGACCACGCAACCGTGGTGTGGTTATGAACCCTGTAGATCACCCCATGGGTGGTGGTGAAGGACGTGCATCAGGAGGACATCCTCGCTCACGCACCGGCCTTTATGCTAAGGGTCTTAAGACTAGAGCTCCTAAGAAGCACTCTTCTAAGTATATCATCGAGAGACGTACTAAGTAA
- the rplW gene encoding 50S ribosomal protein L23, with product MRIIIKPIITEKMTAITEKMPERYAFRVSPDANKIEIKNAVEAMYNVKVESVNTMNYDGKRKSRYTKSGLLRGKQSSFKKAVITLKKGDTIDFFGNI from the coding sequence ATGAGAATTATCATCAAACCGATTATCACGGAAAAAATGACGGCTATCACGGAGAAGATGCCTGAGCGTTATGCTTTCCGCGTTTCTCCTGATGCGAACAAGATCGAGATTAAAAATGCCGTTGAGGCGATGTATAATGTAAAAGTCGAAAGCGTAAATACGATGAATTATGACGGCAAGCGCAAGAGCCGTTATACTAAGAGCGGATTACTGAGAGGCAAACAATCTTCATTCAAGAAGGCTGTTATTACGCTTAAGAAGGGTGATACCATCGACTTTTTCGGAAATATCTAA
- the rplN gene encoding 50S ribosomal protein L14 has protein sequence MIQQESRLVVADNSGAKEALCIRVLGGTRRRYASVGDVIVVAIKSVIPSSDMKKGAVSKAVIVRTKKEVRRQDGSYIRFDDNACVLLNAGGEMRGSRIFGPVARELRASNMKIISLAPEVL, from the coding sequence ATGATACAACAGGAATCAAGACTAGTAGTTGCTGATAATAGCGGAGCAAAAGAAGCTCTTTGTATCCGTGTATTGGGTGGTACACGCCGCCGTTATGCCTCTGTCGGTGATGTGATCGTAGTGGCTATCAAAAGCGTGATCCCATCAAGTGATATGAAAAAGGGTGCCGTTTCTAAGGCTGTAATTGTTCGCACCAAAAAAGAAGTAAGACGCCAAGACGGATCATATATCCGTTTCGATGATAATGCATGTGTTCTTTTGAATGCCGGCGGTGAGATGCGTGGTAGTCGTATTTTTGGTCCTGTGGCACGTGAGTTGCGTGCTTCGAACATGAAGATCATCTCTTTGGCTCCCGAAGTTCTATAA
- the rplO gene encoding 50S ribosomal protein L15, whose translation MNLSSLKPAEGSVQTRKRIGRGPGSGLGGTSTRGHKGAKSRSGYSKKIGFEGGQMPIQRRLPKFGFKNINRVEYRAVNLSSLQEIAEKNNLTRISKAEFVEAGLVSKNDLVKILGNGTLSAKIEVEANAFSKKAEEAITAAGGSIVKL comes from the coding sequence ATGAATCTATCAAGCTTGAAGCCTGCTGAAGGCTCTGTTCAGACGCGTAAACGAATTGGTCGTGGTCCCGGATCAGGTTTGGGTGGTACTTCTACCCGTGGTCACAAGGGAGCCAAGAGCCGCTCTGGTTACTCCAAGAAAATCGGTTTCGAAGGAGGTCAGATGCCTATTCAGCGTCGTTTGCCGAAGTTCGGTTTCAAAAATATCAATCGTGTTGAGTATCGTGCGGTAAATCTTTCCTCATTGCAGGAAATCGCAGAGAAGAACAACTTGACACGCATCTCCAAAGCCGAGTTTGTAGAAGCCGGTTTGGTATCAAAGAATGATCTGGTTAAGATCCTCGGAAACGGCACTCTGTCAGCTAAGATCGAAGTGGAAGCCAACGCTTTCTCAAAGAAAGCTGAAGAAGCTATCACTGCCGCAGGTGGATCAATCGTAAAACTATAA
- the rplF gene encoding 50S ribosomal protein L6, translating to MSRIGKLPISIPNGVTVSLKDNVVTVKGPKGELTQEVDPRISVKIENGVVALERASDDRIERSLHGLYRSLINNMVSGAHEGFKKTLELVGVGYRASNQGQLLELSLGFTHNIFLQLPPEVKVETKSERNKNPLIILESADKQLLGQVCTKIRSFRMPEPYKGKGIKFEGEVIRRKSGKSAGK from the coding sequence ATGTCAAGAATTGGTAAGTTGCCTATCAGCATCCCTAATGGAGTGACAGTATCTCTCAAGGATAATGTCGTAACAGTAAAGGGTCCCAAGGGAGAACTAACACAAGAAGTGGATCCGAGAATCTCTGTGAAAATCGAAAACGGAGTAGTAGCATTGGAGCGTGCAAGTGACGATCGTATCGAGCGCTCGCTACATGGCCTTTACCGCTCACTGATCAACAACATGGTAAGTGGTGCGCACGAAGGATTTAAGAAGACATTGGAGCTTGTAGGTGTAGGTTATCGTGCCTCAAACCAAGGTCAGCTTCTTGAACTGTCTTTGGGATTTACACACAACATCTTCCTGCAATTGCCTCCCGAGGTAAAAGTAGAGACCAAGAGTGAGAGAAATAAGAATCCACTGATTATCTTAGAGAGTGCCGACAAGCAACTCTTAGGACAGGTTTGCACCAAAATCCGCTCATTCCGTATGCCTGAGCCTTACAAGGGTAAGGGTATCAAGTTTGAGGGCGAGGTGATCCGTAGAAAATCCGGTAAATCAGCCGGCAAATAA
- a CDS encoding PH domain-containing protein — protein MHFENFNISTDNLPDAELLDFEPLQPRYRLGMYVAISLRWFLLLILVWVPQFVIAEYPLYVAWILTAVIALGYVINMLMIREAYRYRGYAVRSHDITYRRGIIRHIVSTIPFRRIQQVTVRQSILARIMGYYHVVIFNASGVSENMIVHGLSYDDALRLKSFIMERIKTDEAS, from the coding sequence ATGCATTTCGAAAACTTTAATATCTCCACCGATAATTTGCCCGATGCTGAGCTTCTTGACTTCGAGCCTTTGCAACCACGCTACCGCTTGGGCATGTATGTCGCTATAAGTCTCCGGTGGTTTCTGCTTTTGATTTTGGTATGGGTTCCTCAGTTTGTCATTGCAGAGTATCCGCTCTATGTAGCTTGGATTCTCACAGCCGTCATTGCTTTAGGGTACGTCATCAATATGCTTATGATCCGTGAGGCCTATCGTTACAGGGGCTATGCCGTGAGGTCGCACGATATCACCTACCGCCGTGGCATCATACGACACATCGTCTCTACTATCCCTTTCAGGCGCATACAGCAGGTGACCGTGCGGCAGAGCATCCTGGCTCGTATCATGGGCTACTACCATGTGGTGATATTCAATGCTTCGGGTGTGAGCGAAAACATGATCGTACACGGCCTCAGCTATGACGATGCACTACGTCTCAAATCTTTTATTATGGAAAGAATAAAGACTGATGAAGCATCCTGA
- the rpsQ gene encoding 30S ribosomal protein S17 produces the protein METRRLRKERVGVVSSNKMDKTITVAVKWKEKHPIYGKFVNKTKKYHAHDEKNECNIGDTVRIMETRPLSRTKRWRLTDIIERAK, from the coding sequence ATGGAAACAAGAAGATTAAGAAAAGAACGTGTAGGAGTAGTTTCCAGCAACAAGATGGACAAGACCATCACCGTTGCAGTTAAATGGAAAGAGAAACATCCTATCTATGGTAAGTTCGTTAATAAGACGAAGAAGTACCACGCTCATGACGAAAAGAACGAATGCAACATCGGTGATACCGTGCGTATTATGGAAACTCGTCCCTTGAGCCGTACTAAGAGATGGAGATTAACTGACATAATCGAAAGAGCAAAATAA
- the rpsC gene encoding 30S ribosomal protein S3, which translates to MGQKINPISNRLGYIRGWDSNWYGGSKYGDKLLEDSKLRQYLNARLAKASVSRIVIERALKVVTITICTARPGMIIGKGGQEVDKLKEELKKITDKDVQINIFEIRKPEIDAAIVADNIARQLEGKIAYRRAVKMAIASAMRMGAEGIKVQVSGRLNGAEMARSEMFKEGRTPLHTLRADIDYAQAEALTKVGLIGVKVWICKGEVYEKRDLAPSFAAPKATGGRRENNGRGERNHRKRRGNR; encoded by the coding sequence ATGGGACAGAAAATTAATCCAATTAGTAATCGTTTGGGATACATCCGTGGATGGGATTCCAATTGGTATGGTGGTTCAAAGTACGGAGACAAGCTGTTGGAAGACAGCAAGCTTCGTCAATACCTGAATGCTCGTTTGGCTAAGGCTAGTGTATCACGTATTGTTATCGAACGTGCGTTGAAGGTGGTTACAATTACCATCTGCACAGCTCGTCCGGGTATGATTATCGGTAAAGGTGGTCAAGAAGTTGATAAACTGAAAGAGGAGTTGAAGAAGATCACCGACAAAGATGTTCAGATCAATATCTTTGAAATCCGTAAGCCCGAGATAGACGCAGCTATCGTTGCTGATAACATCGCTCGTCAGCTCGAAGGTAAGATTGCTTACCGTCGTGCCGTTAAGATGGCCATCGCATCAGCTATGCGCATGGGTGCTGAAGGTATCAAGGTTCAAGTTTCAGGTCGTCTGAACGGAGCTGAAATGGCTCGTTCCGAGATGTTCAAAGAAGGACGTACTCCTCTTCACACATTGCGTGCGGATATAGACTACGCGCAAGCTGAAGCTTTGACTAAAGTAGGGTTGATCGGTGTTAAGGTTTGGATTTGCAAAGGTGAAGTGTATGAAAAGCGTGACCTCGCGCCTTCGTTTGCTGCTCCTAAGGCTACCGGCGGTCGTCGTGAAAACAACGGCCGTGGCGAACGTAACCACCGTAAAAGAAGAGGTAATCGCTAA
- the rplX gene encoding 50S ribosomal protein L24, whose translation MSKLHIKKGDTVIVNSGEDKGKTGRVLEVIVKKERAVVEGVGIITKHAKPSAKNPQGGIEKKESSIHISNLNVVDPQSGKATRIGRKADKNGKLVRYSKKSGEEIK comes from the coding sequence ATGAGTAAGTTACATATAAAAAAGGGCGACACTGTTATCGTAAACAGCGGTGAAGACAAAGGCAAGACAGGCCGTGTGCTTGAAGTCATTGTGAAGAAAGAGCGCGCTGTTGTCGAAGGTGTAGGTATCATTACCAAGCATGCAAAGCCCAGTGCAAAGAACCCGCAGGGGGGAATTGAGAAGAAAGAATCCTCAATTCATATCTCTAACCTGAATGTGGTGGATCCTCAGAGTGGTAAAGCTACTCGTATCGGTCGCAAGGCTGATAAGAATGGCAAACTTGTACGTTATTCAAAAAAATCAGGAGAGGAGATTAAGTAA
- the rpsS gene encoding 30S ribosomal protein S19, with protein sequence MSRSLKKGPYINLKLEKKVLAMNESGKKAVVKTWARASMISPDFVGHTIAVHNGNKFIPVFVTENMVGHKLGEFAPTRTFRGHGGNKKK encoded by the coding sequence ATGAGTCGTTCACTAAAGAAAGGTCCATATATTAATCTCAAGCTGGAAAAAAAGGTCTTGGCGATGAACGAGAGCGGTAAGAAGGCTGTAGTTAAGACATGGGCAAGAGCTTCAATGATTTCACCCGATTTCGTGGGTCACACCATTGCAGTTCATAATGGTAATAAATTTATTCCTGTTTTTGTAACCGAAAACATGGTTGGACACAAGTTGGGCGAATTTGCTCCTACGCGTACATTCCGTGGCCATGGCGGTAATAAGAAGAAGTAA
- the rpmD gene encoding 50S ribosomal protein L30, which produces MARIKIQQVRSRIKCPKVQKLTLDALGLKKMNQVVEHEATPQILGMVNRVHHLVRIIEE; this is translated from the coding sequence ATGGCAAGAATTAAAATTCAACAGGTTCGCAGTAGAATCAAGTGCCCTAAAGTTCAAAAACTGACACTTGATGCACTGGGTCTTAAGAAAATGAATCAGGTGGTAGAGCACGAAGCTACTCCTCAGATCCTGGGGATGGTAAACAGAGTACACCACTTAGTACGCATCATTGAAGAATAA
- the rplP gene encoding 50S ribosomal protein L16, whose translation MLQPKKTKFRRQQKGRMKGNAQRGNQLAFGSFGIKSLQSKWITGRQIEAARIAVTRYMQRQGQVWVRIFPDKPITKKPAEVRMGKGKGSPEGFVAPVTPGRMIFEIEGVPYEIAKEALRLAAQKLPVTTKFVVRRDYDMTNPNA comes from the coding sequence ATGTTACAACCAAAGAAAACTAAATTTAGAAGGCAACAAAAAGGTCGCATGAAGGGCAATGCCCAACGCGGCAATCAGTTGGCTTTCGGTTCTTTCGGAATCAAGTCTCTGCAGAGCAAATGGATTACCGGTCGTCAGATCGAAGCTGCTCGTATTGCAGTAACACGTTATATGCAGCGTCAAGGTCAAGTGTGGGTACGCATCTTCCCGGACAAGCCTATCACTAAGAAGCCTGCTGAAGTACGTATGGGTAAGGGTAAAGGTTCGCCTGAAGGATTCGTGGCTCCAGTTACTCCCGGTCGTATGATTTTTGAGATCGAAGGTGTTCCTTATGAGATTGCCAAAGAAGCACTTCGCTTGGCTGCTCAGAAACTGCCTGTGACTACTAAGTTCGTGGTTCGCCGCGATTATGACATGACAAATCCTAACGCATAA
- the rplR gene encoding 50S ribosomal protein L18 — protein sequence MERKQNRRLKIKTRVRGKISGTAERPRLSVFRSNKQIYAQVIDDITGTTLASASSLKLDAAGSNKKEIAAKVGAEVAKAAQAAGVTTVVFDRNGYLYHGRIKELADAARGEGLKF from the coding sequence ATGGAAAGAAAGCAAAATAGAAGACTTAAGATCAAAACCCGCGTGCGTGGTAAGATCAGCGGAACAGCCGAGCGTCCTCGTCTCTCTGTATTCCGTAGCAATAAGCAGATCTATGCACAGGTTATAGATGATATTACCGGAACTACTTTGGCCAGCGCATCATCACTGAAGCTTGATGCAGCAGGATCAAATAAGAAGGAAATAGCTGCAAAGGTAGGCGCTGAAGTTGCCAAGGCTGCACAAGCTGCCGGCGTGACAACAGTAGTGTTTGACCGTAACGGATACCTGTATCATGGTCGTATTAAAGAACTTGCCGACGCTGCTCGTGGTGAAGGTCTTAAATTTTAA
- the rpsN gene encoding 30S ribosomal protein S14, with amino-acid sequence MAKESMKAREVKRAKLVAKYAEKRAQLKAEGNYEALQSLPKNASPVRLHNRCSMTGRPKGYMRQFGISRIQFREMASAGLIPGIKKSSW; translated from the coding sequence ATGGCAAAAGAATCAATGAAAGCCCGCGAAGTGAAGCGTGCCAAATTAGTTGCCAAGTATGCTGAAAAGCGTGCTCAGCTCAAAGCTGAAGGCAACTACGAAGCTCTTCAGTCACTTCCTAAGAATGCTTCTCCCGTACGTTTGCACAATCGTTGCTCTATGACGGGTCGTCCCAAAGGATATATGCGTCAGTTTGGTATTTCACGTATTCAATTCCGTGAAATGGCATCTGCTGGTCTTATCCCGGGCATCAAGAAGTCAAGCTGGTAA
- the rplV gene encoding 50S ribosomal protein L22 has protein sequence MGARKQNSAEARKEALKTTYFASLRNVPTSPRKMRLVVDMVRGMEVNRALGVLKYSNKEASARVEKLLRSAIANWEQKNDRKAEEGELFITKIFVDGASTLKRMRPAPQGRGYRIRKRSNHVTLFVDTLTKNESI, from the coding sequence ATGGGTGCTAGAAAACAAAATTCAGCCGAAGCAAGAAAAGAAGCCCTAAAGACCACCTATTTTGCCTCATTGCGCAATGTTCCTACTTCACCTCGCAAAATGCGTTTGGTGGTAGATATGGTTCGCGGTATGGAGGTTAATCGTGCTCTTGGCGTTTTGAAATATTCTAACAAAGAGGCTTCTGCACGCGTAGAAAAGTTATTACGCTCGGCTATAGCTAACTGGGAACAGAAAAATGATCGTAAAGCTGAGGAAGGCGAGCTCTTCATCACTAAGATATTTGTAGATGGCGCTTCTACATTGAAGCGTATGCGTCCTGCTCCCCAAGGTAGAGGTTACAGAATTCGTAAGCGTTCGAACCATGTAACGCTATTTGTGGATACACTAACTAAAAACGAAAGCATTTAA
- a CDS encoding PH domain-containing protein: protein MKHPDFSQKQRMGSEAFVVILAQQIKQWSKIFYAGIIWSLPNLHNPNKFFVIIGITIVVFVLLAILSACYRYRYTLFYIADHSLYIQRGLIAKRITVMPLDRIHNIRSKNGIFYRLFDMEGLEFDTAGSAGAEAEIILPHAQADAFRHAIAMQELSVTSLPVCEECDADVALQDFPEPTELSQEEPCLHTTHFSIGQLLMGAYTQNHIKGFLLFLVFIFTIYNQVEDLVKDMLLHILKDSDSMVQNVVNMSLGAQLMLILQVSIVVYIMSIVIWGTAIVFRQAGLTLRLYPSRMEYTAGLITEIRQRIRRSKVIILSWKQNILERKSGLYTVIFDQAHNIAGNEKQRKASITIFGLKDPGLIIDWWAHDPDILTAPVIRSGGGLMYYNWFVKCLLPSLPITLVFALFLPLMLSLTAVWLVIGTVGAYLTYRHAGVAVSSRHLLVYTGRYASIKRLIPISRIERVEVRQALWQLPTGRCSLWISTMGDDFVLRSLPYAEVNRLRNYLLFVAES from the coding sequence ATGAAGCATCCTGATTTTTCGCAGAAGCAGCGCATGGGCTCCGAGGCTTTTGTAGTGATTCTGGCACAGCAGATCAAGCAGTGGTCCAAGATCTTTTATGCCGGGATTATCTGGTCGCTGCCCAATTTGCATAACCCCAACAAATTTTTCGTCATTATCGGCATCACCATCGTTGTCTTTGTCTTACTCGCCATACTCTCCGCATGCTATCGCTACCGATATACCTTATTTTATATAGCAGATCACTCTCTGTATATACAGCGAGGCCTGATCGCCAAGCGCATCACCGTGATGCCACTCGATCGCATCCATAATATTCGATCCAAAAACGGTATATTTTATCGTCTCTTCGATATGGAAGGACTGGAGTTTGATACCGCGGGGAGTGCAGGAGCTGAAGCCGAGATCATATTGCCACATGCCCAAGCCGATGCTTTTCGTCATGCCATTGCTATGCAAGAGCTGTCTGTCACCTCACTTCCCGTATGCGAGGAGTGCGATGCAGACGTTGCCCTGCAAGACTTCCCCGAGCCCACTGAGCTGTCACAAGAAGAGCCTTGCCTGCATACTACCCACTTTAGCATAGGGCAGCTACTTATGGGAGCCTATACGCAGAATCATATCAAGGGATTTCTGCTTTTTCTTGTGTTTATATTTACTATTTACAACCAGGTTGAGGATTTGGTAAAGGATATGCTCCTGCATATACTCAAGGACTCCGACAGCATGGTGCAAAATGTTGTGAACATGTCTTTGGGAGCCCAACTCATGCTGATACTCCAAGTCTCCATCGTGGTTTATATCATGAGTATTGTCATCTGGGGCACAGCTATTGTTTTCAGGCAAGCCGGGCTTACCCTACGACTTTATCCCTCGCGCATGGAATACACTGCGGGTCTCATCACCGAGATAAGGCAGCGTATCCGCCGCTCCAAGGTGATCATCCTGAGCTGGAAGCAAAATATACTCGAGCGCAAGAGTGGGCTATACACCGTGATATTCGATCAAGCACATAATATAGCAGGCAATGAGAAGCAACGCAAAGCCTCCATCACTATTTTTGGCTTGAAGGATCCTGGACTGATCATTGACTGGTGGGCACACGATCCTGACATCCTCACCGCCCCTGTGATTCGCTCGGGGGGGGGGCTCATGTATTATAATTGGTTTGTCAAATGCCTGTTGCCCAGCCTGCCCATCACTTTAGTATTTGCCCTCTTCCTGCCCCTTATGCTCTCCCTTACGGCCGTGTGGCTCGTTATAGGAACTGTGGGGGCATACCTCACTTACCGTCATGCAGGAGTAGCTGTGAGCTCTCGGCATCTGCTCGTATATACAGGCCGGTATGCCTCTATCAAAAGACTCATCCCTATCAGTCGCATAGAGCGTGTAGAGGTACGCCAGGCTCTGTGGCAGCTACCTACTGGCCGGTGTAGTCTATGGATAAGCACCATGGGTGATGATTTTGTGTTGCGCTCATTGCCCTATGCCGAGGTCAATCGCCTGCGCAACTACTTGCTTTTTGTCGCGGAGTCATAG